The following coding sequences lie in one Flavobacterium cyclinae genomic window:
- a CDS encoding ATP-binding protein has product MENYTNRKEYIDKLFSYKDKDLIKVVSGLRRSGKSTLLEIYRELLLKNGIEQKQIQFYNFELPENYVNKSWDTIYFEIKTKLVENKPNYIFLDEVQNIPLFEKLVDGLFASQNVDVYITGSNAYLLSSELATLLSGRYIEISILPFSFNEYLTARNIDTKNKYLNYETLFFDYINETSLPKGIDLRDAGFDKIYEYLEAIYKTIIEKDITQRHKINDKRAFENILKFVASNIGNALSPNNISNILKQDGQSIHHATVEKYIDYLVGSFVFYKVNRFDLKGRKQLATQEKYYLVDMGFLNVLVGKERTTERGHILENIVYLELLRRGNKIWTGTTRNNEVDFVCKTKTGEIEYYQVAWQMNSDKTIEREFSSLEKIKDNYPKFLLTTDNFTQNRSGIIHLNVFNWLINSN; this is encoded by the coding sequence ATGGAAAATTATACAAATCGAAAAGAATACATAGATAAATTATTTTCATACAAAGATAAAGATCTTATTAAAGTTGTCAGTGGCTTGAGAAGATCTGGAAAATCTACTTTATTGGAAATATACAGGGAACTACTACTTAAAAATGGAATTGAACAAAAACAAATCCAATTTTACAATTTTGAATTACCTGAAAATTATGTCAATAAAAGTTGGGACACTATTTACTTTGAAATTAAAACGAAACTTGTAGAAAACAAACCAAATTATATTTTCTTAGACGAAGTTCAGAATATCCCATTATTTGAAAAATTAGTGGATGGGCTTTTTGCATCACAAAATGTTGATGTTTATATTACAGGTTCTAACGCCTATTTGTTAAGTAGCGAATTAGCAACTTTATTAAGTGGTCGTTATATAGAAATCTCTATATTACCATTTTCTTTTAATGAATATTTAACGGCAAGAAATATTGATACAAAAAATAAGTATTTGAATTATGAGACTTTATTTTTTGATTATATTAATGAAACATCACTACCAAAAGGAATAGACCTTCGTGATGCTGGATTTGACAAAATTTATGAATATTTAGAAGCAATTTATAAAACTATTATTGAAAAAGACATAACCCAGCGCCATAAAATTAACGATAAAAGAGCATTTGAAAATATTTTAAAATTTGTAGCATCAAATATTGGTAACGCATTATCACCTAACAATATATCAAATATTTTAAAGCAAGACGGACAAAGTATCCATCATGCAACAGTGGAAAAATACATAGACTATTTGGTAGGAAGTTTTGTATTTTATAAAGTAAATAGATTTGACTTAAAAGGGAGAAAACAACTTGCTACACAAGAAAAATATTATTTAGTAGATATGGGATTCCTCAATGTATTAGTTGGTAAAGAACGGACAACAGAAAGAGGACACATTTTAGAAAACATAGTATATTTAGAACTACTTAGAAGAGGAAATAAAATTTGGACAGGTACAACCAGAAACAATGAAGTTGATTTTGTATGTAAAACAAAAACAGGAGAAATTGAATATTATCAAGTAGCATGGCAAATGAATAGTGATAAAACAATAGAACGAGAATTTAGTTCATTAGAAAAAATTAAGGATAACTATCCAAAATTTCTCCTTACAACTGATAATTTTACTCAGAACAGAAGTGGTATAATTCATCTCAATGTTTTTAATTGGCTCATAAATTCGAATTAA
- the lpdA gene encoding dihydrolipoyl dehydrogenase yields the protein MKYDIIVLGSGPGGYVTTIRASQLGFKVAVIEKENLGGICLNWGCIPTKALLKSAQVFDYLKHASDYGLTVKEFDKDFNAVIARSRSVAEGMSKGVQFLMKKNKIDVIDGFGKVKPGKKVDVTAADGKVTEYSADHIIIATGARSRELPNLPQDGKKVIGYRQAMTLPEQPKKMIVVGSGAIGVEFAHFYNAMGTEVTIVEFMPNIVPVEDEDISKQFERSLKKAGINVMTNSSVERIDTSGNGVKAFVKTAKGEEVLEADILLSAVGIKTNIENIGLEETGIATDRDKILVNAYYQTNVPGYYAIGDVTPGQALAHVASAEGILCVEKIAGMHVEPLDYGNIPGCTYATPEIASVGLTEKAAKEKGYEIKVGKFPFSASGKAKAAGTPDGFVKVIFDAKYGEWLGCHMIGAGVTDMIAEAVVARKLETTGHEILKAVHPHPTMSEAVMEAVADAYGEVIHL from the coding sequence ATGAAATACGATATCATAGTTTTAGGAAGTGGTCCTGGTGGTTATGTAACTACTATTAGAGCATCACAATTAGGCTTCAAAGTAGCCGTTATCGAAAAAGAAAATTTGGGTGGAATTTGTTTGAATTGGGGTTGTATTCCAACGAAAGCATTATTAAAATCAGCTCAAGTTTTTGATTACCTAAAACATGCTTCAGATTACGGATTAACCGTTAAAGAATTTGATAAAGACTTCAATGCTGTAATTGCACGTTCGCGTTCGGTTGCAGAAGGAATGAGCAAAGGAGTTCAATTCTTAATGAAGAAAAATAAAATCGACGTTATTGATGGTTTTGGAAAAGTAAAACCAGGAAAAAAAGTTGACGTTACTGCTGCTGACGGAAAAGTTACTGAATATTCAGCAGATCATATCATCATTGCAACAGGAGCGCGTTCTCGCGAATTACCAAACTTACCTCAAGATGGTAAAAAAGTAATCGGATACCGCCAAGCAATGACATTACCTGAGCAACCAAAGAAAATGATAGTTGTTGGTTCTGGTGCGATTGGAGTTGAGTTTGCTCATTTCTATAACGCAATGGGAACTGAAGTTACTATTGTAGAATTCATGCCTAACATTGTTCCAGTGGAAGACGAAGACATCTCAAAACAATTTGAGCGTTCGTTGAAAAAAGCAGGAATCAACGTAATGACGAATTCTTCTGTGGAACGAATTGATACTTCTGGAAATGGAGTAAAAGCATTCGTTAAAACTGCAAAAGGAGAAGAAGTTTTAGAAGCAGATATCTTATTATCGGCGGTTGGAATTAAAACCAACATCGAAAACATCGGATTAGAAGAAACAGGTATTGCTACCGATAGAGATAAAATCTTAGTTAACGCGTATTACCAAACAAATGTTCCAGGTTACTACGCTATTGGTGACGTAACTCCAGGACAAGCTTTAGCACACGTGGCTTCGGCGGAAGGTATTTTATGTGTGGAAAAAATTGCAGGAATGCATGTTGAACCATTAGATTATGGAAACATTCCAGGTTGTACGTATGCTACTCCAGAGATTGCTTCTGTAGGTTTAACAGAAAAAGCAGCAAAAGAAAAAGGATACGAAATCAAAGTGGGTAAATTCCCATTCTCAGCTTCTGGAAAAGCAAAAGCTGCTGGAACTCCAGACGGATTTGTAAAAGTAATTTTCGATGCGAAATACGGTGAATGGTTAGGTTGCCACATGATTGGTGCCGGTGTTACCGATATGATTGCAGAAGCAGTTGTAGCGCGTAAATTAGAAACAACAGGACACGAAATCTTAAAAGCAGTTCACCCTCACCCAACCATGAGTGAAGCGGTTATGGAAGCGGTTGCTGATGCTTACGGTGAAGTAATTCACTTATAG
- a CDS encoding ABC transporter ATP-binding protein produces MKLIKSNSLKKVLLYAKPYQKRFNWVIVWAILLSIFAAARPYLLKQTVDEYIKPEDKHGLLLYVVLMAVVLLLEVLAQFYFTYWANWLGQDIIKDIRDKLFHHITSFKMKYFDNEPVGKLVTRSVSDIESIASIFSQGLFMIVSDVLKMIVILGIMFFMNWKLSLIVLLAMPVLIYATDIFQKKMKVAFNEVRNEVANLNTFVQERLTGMKIVQLFNREAIELEKFKEINQKHNKAWLKNILYNSIFFPIADIVSSLTLGAIVYYAGISIINGDTLTTVGDLFAYTMLINMLFNPLRQIADKFNVMQMGIIAADRVFEILEKDENVQDKGTVEASHFKGFIQLKDVRFSYIKDEEVLKGINLEVQPGETIAIVGSTGAGKSTIINLLNRFYEIDSGEITIDNRNINEYTLESLRKQIAIVLQDVFLFADTIYNNITLHNEAITREDVIIAAKKIGVHDFIMSLPEGYDYNVKERGVMLSSGQRQLIAFLRAYVSNPSILILDEATSSIDTHSEELIQKATETITKDRTSIVIAHRLATVINASKIIVMDKGQIVEFGTHSELVNKPNGYYKKLYDSQFAVEVE; encoded by the coding sequence ATGAAGCTCATTAAATCCAATTCATTAAAAAAAGTATTGCTCTATGCGAAGCCTTACCAAAAAAGGTTCAATTGGGTAATCGTTTGGGCTATCTTACTTTCTATTTTCGCTGCAGCGCGTCCGTATTTATTGAAACAAACGGTAGACGAATACATCAAACCTGAAGATAAACACGGATTACTTCTCTATGTAGTTTTAATGGCAGTTGTACTTTTGTTAGAGGTTTTAGCACAATTTTACTTTACCTATTGGGCAAATTGGCTTGGACAAGACATTATTAAAGACATTCGCGATAAATTATTCCATCATATCACTTCGTTTAAGATGAAGTATTTTGATAATGAACCTGTTGGGAAATTGGTAACGCGCTCGGTTTCGGATATTGAATCGATTGCTAGTATTTTCAGTCAAGGTTTGTTTATGATTGTAAGTGATGTGCTTAAAATGATTGTGATTTTAGGAATCATGTTCTTCATGAACTGGAAATTATCATTAATCGTACTCTTGGCCATGCCAGTCTTAATTTACGCTACTGATATTTTTCAAAAGAAAATGAAAGTGGCTTTTAACGAAGTTCGAAACGAAGTAGCCAACCTAAATACTTTTGTACAAGAGCGATTAACCGGAATGAAAATTGTACAATTGTTTAATAGAGAGGCGATTGAACTTGAAAAATTTAAAGAAATCAATCAAAAGCACAACAAAGCTTGGTTGAAAAATATTTTGTATAACTCCATCTTCTTCCCTATTGCTGATATTGTTTCATCGTTAACTCTTGGTGCGATTGTCTATTACGCTGGAATTTCCATTATAAATGGTGACACATTAACCACTGTTGGAGATTTATTCGCTTATACAATGTTAATCAACATGTTATTCAACCCATTACGCCAAATTGCTGATAAATTCAACGTAATGCAAATGGGAATTATTGCTGCAGATAGAGTTTTTGAAATTTTAGAAAAAGACGAAAACGTTCAAGACAAAGGAACAGTTGAAGCCTCACATTTTAAAGGATTCATTCAATTGAAAGACGTTCGTTTTAGCTATATTAAAGATGAAGAAGTTTTAAAAGGCATTAATTTAGAAGTACAACCTGGCGAAACTATTGCTATTGTAGGAAGTACCGGTGCTGGAAAATCGACTATCATCAATTTATTGAATCGTTTTTACGAAATTGATTCGGGCGAAATTACTATTGATAATCGTAATATTAACGAATACACTTTAGAAAGTCTTCGTAAGCAAATTGCGATTGTATTGCAAGATGTTTTCTTATTTGCGGATACCATTTACAACAATATTACACTACATAACGAAGCGATTACTAGAGAAGATGTAATCATTGCAGCAAAGAAAATTGGGGTGCACGATTTTATCATGAGCTTACCTGAAGGCTACGATTATAACGTTAAGGAGCGTGGTGTAATGCTTTCTTCTGGCCAACGCCAATTGATTGCCTTTTTAAGAGCATACGTGAGTAATCCAAGTATTTTAATTTTGGATGAAGCGACTTCGTCAATCGACACACATTCTGAAGAACTAATTCAAAAAGCTACGGAAACCATTACTAAAGATAGAACTTCTATCGTAATTGCTCACCGATTAGCGACTGTAATCAACGCGAGTAAAATCATTGTAATGGATAAAGGGCAAATCGTAGAATTCGGAACACATAGCGAATTGGTGAATAAGCCAAATGGTTATTATAAGAAATTGTACGATTCGCAGTTTGCTGTGGAGGTTGAGTAG